In one window of Trichoderma breve strain T069 chromosome 7 map unlocalized scaffold00008, whole genome shotgun sequence DNA:
- a CDS encoding isochorismatase family domain-containing protein: MKFLSTVAVALASMSATVMGSSYPYERLDKEKAVLLVVDLQDGLYNAVRDFEPVTYKESIIAHAAIGKLFDLPVILTTSAEQGPNGPLPKEITGMYPNATFIKRQGEVDAWDNKDFRAAVKATNKTQVILAGIVTDVCTTHLALSLRAAGYSVWANAEASGSSSTFVREISNDRMRHAGVQVVSLFSIVCDLMRDWRNVPGAAEVLPYLDKYFPVYGMVARAHAAAKLDGVIQPGEAGLI, encoded by the exons ATGAAGTTCCTTTCAACCGTCGCCGTGGCGCTTGCCTCGATGTCTGCTACCGTCATGGGAAGCT CATATCCTTACGAAAGACTCGACAAAGAGAAGGCTGTTCTCCTTGTCGTCGATCTCCAAGATGGCCTTTACAACGCTGTCCGAGACTTTGAACCAGTTACCTACAAGGAGAGCATCATTGCGCATGCCGCCATTGGAAAGCTGTTTGATCTGCCAGTTATCTTGACTACTTCCGCAGAGCAAG GCCCCAACGGACCCCTGCCAAAGGAGATTACTGGCATGTACCCCAACGCAACTTTCATCAAGCGCCAGGGTGAAGTCGATGCTTGGGACAACAAGGACTTCCGTGCTGCTGTCAAGGCTACCAACAAGACTCAGGTCATCCTTGCTGGAATTGTCACCGATGTGTGCACCACTCACCTCGCCTTGTCTCTTCGAGCTGCGGGATACTCTGTTTGGGCCAATGCCGAGGCCTCTGGCAGCTCTTCTACCTTTGTCCGCGAGATCTCCAATGACAGGATGAGACACGCAGGTGTCCAAGTCGTCAGCCTGTTCTCTATCGTTTGCGATCTCATGAGGGACTGGCGAAACGTCCCTGGTGCCGCAGAGGTGCTTCCTTACCTTGACAAGTACTTCCCCGTCTACGGCATGGTTGCTCGGGCTCAtgccgctgccaagctcGACGGTGTTATCCAGCCTGGCGAGGCCGGTCTTATCTAA
- a CDS encoding WSC domain-containing protein, translating into MAGLRILPWMYSMALFHLAQSRTCLPAYQAQTTYVGCYHDPNSPRDLAGPFLTVNNLNSPQYCANLCGAAGYQYAGVEFTIQCFCGHRIESTSVKADESQCTSPCPADPSKICGGGNMINIYQVTNPSSNPPLTPSFPDCTRDPLCSNDVCDTTKSIAQRAAAIVSPMTLNEKVSNVGSSASGSGRLGLPAYQWQNEALHGVAGSTATSFPMPILLSAAFDDALVQSVATAISTEARAFANYGFAGLDFWTPNINPFRDPRWGRGMETPGEDAFRISGYVLALVNGLQGGIDPDYFRTISTCKHFAAYDIENGRTGNNLTPTQQDMADYYLPMFETCVRDAKVGSIMCAYNAVDGVPACADSYLLQSVLRDGYNFTEDFNYVVSDCDAVENVFDPHHYAANLTQAAAMSLNAGTDLDCGSSYNVLNASVQAGMTTEATLDKSLIRLYSALVKVGWFDQPAEYSSLGWGNVNTTQTRTLAHDAATGGMALLKNDGTLPLSPTLQNVAVIGPWVNATTQLQGNYAGTAPVLVNPLTVFQSRWRNVKYAQGTAINSQDTSGFNAALSAASSSDVIVYLGGIDISVENEGFDRSAITWPGNQLNLISQLANLGKPLVIVQFGGGQIDDSALLSNSKVNSILWAGYPGQEGGNALFDVLTGASPPAGRLPITQYPANYINNNNIQDMNLRPSGSIPGRTYAWYTGTPVLPFGYGLHYTNFSVSLGSTKTAGTDVATIVNNAGSNKDRATFATIVVNVKNTGGKANLASDYVGLLFLKSTNAGPAPHPNKQLAAYGRVKKVGVGATSQLTLTVPLGALARADTNGDRWVYPGAYTLTLDVNGPVTFNFTLTGSATKISTLPRRS; encoded by the exons ATGGCGGGCCTGCGCATTCTACCATGGATGTACTCCATGGCTCTTTTCCACCTCGCTCAATCCCGAACTTGTTTGCCTGCGTACCAAGCGCAGACAACTTACGTGGGTTGCTATCATGATCCGAATTCGCCTCGCGATCTCGCAGGGCCATTTTTGACAGTAAATAATCTCAATTCGCCCCAATATTGTGCCAACCTATGCGGTGCGGCTGGTTACCAATATGCCGGAGTTGAATTCACCAT CCAATGCTTCTGTGGCCACCGCATTGAAAGCACCTCCGTCAAAGCTGACGAGAGCCAATGCACTTCACCATGCCCTGCGGACCCCAGTAAGATTTGCGGAGGTGGCAACAT GATCAACATTTACCAAGTCACTAATCCATCGTCAAACCCTCCCTTGACGCCTTCATTCCCCGACTGCACCCGCGATCCCCTTTGCAGTAATGATGTCTGTGACACCACCAAGAGCATTGCCCAaagagccgccgccattgttTCGCCCATGACGCTGAATGAAAAGGTCTCAAACGTAGGCAGTTCTGCTTCTGGCAGTGGACGACTCGGTTTGCCAGCATACCAATGGCAGAATGAAGCGCTTCACGGCGTTGCTGGCAGCACCG CGACCAGCTTCCCTATGCctattcttctctctgccgcATTTGACGATGCTCTCGTCCAGAGCGTAGCCACTGCTATCAGCACCGAGGCTCGTGCGTTTGCCAACTATGGATTTGCTGGTTTGGACTTTTGGACGCCAAACATCAACCCATTCCGTGATCCCCGCTGGGGTCGAGGCATGGAGACCCCTGGAGAGGATGCATTCCGTATCTCGGGCTATGTATTGGCTTTGGTCAACGGCCTTCAGGGCGGAATTGATCCCGATTACTTCAGAACTATCTCAACATGCAAGCACTTTGCTGCTTACGATATCGAGAACGGTCGCACTGGCAACAATCTCACGCCTACCCAGCAGGATATGGCTGATTACTATCTTCCAATGTTCGAGACCTGCGTTCGTGACGCAAAGGTCGGATCCATCATGTGCGCCTACAATGCAGTTGATGGCGTGCCAGCTTGTGCTGATAGCTATCTCCTCCAATCTGTGCTTCGCGATGGCTATAATTTTACCGAGGACTTCAACTACGTTGTCTCCGACTGCGACGCTGTCGAGAACGTTTTTGACCCCCACCATTATGCCGCCAACTTGACTCAAGCTGCTGCCATGTCTCTAAATGCCGGCACTGATCTTGACTGTGGTAGCTCTTATAACGTCTTGAACGCCTCGGTGCAGGCTGGTATGACAACAGAGGCCACTCTTGACAAGTCATTGATTCGATTGTACTCTGCACTCGTCAAGGTCGGATGGTTCGATCAACCCGCAGAGTATAGCTCTCTTGGCTGGGGCAATGTCAACACCACACAAACCCGAACCCTTGCGCACGATGCCGCCACTGGAGGAATGGCCCTGTTGAAGAACGATGGCACTCTCCCGCTTTCACCCACTCTCCAGAATGTCGCAGTCATTGGTCCCTGGGTTAATGCCACCACCCAGTTGCAAGGCAACTATGCTGGTACAGCACCGGTATTGGTGAACCCCCTGACAGTCTTCCAGTCAAGGTGGCGCAATGTAAAGTACGCACAGGGAACCGCCATCAACTCTCAAGACACTAGTGGATTCAATGCTGCTCTCTCTGCTGCAAGCTCTTCCGATGTCATCGTTTATCTCGGAGGAATTGACATCTCTGTGGAGAACGAGGGCTTTGACCGTAGCGCAATCACCTGGCCCGGAAACCAGTTGAACTTGATCTCTCAATTGGCTAACCTTGGCAAGCCCTTGGTTATCGTGCAGTTTGGAGGTGGCCAGATTGATGACAGTGCTTTGCTGAGCAACTCCAAGGTCAACTCCATCTTGTGGGCTGGATATCCCGGCCAAGAAGGTGGTAATGCTCTCTTCGACGTCCTTACCGGTGCAAGCCCGCCAGCCGGCAGACTTCCCATCACTCAATACCCTGCTAACTatatcaacaacaacaacatccaAGACATGAACCTTCGACCATCCGGAAGCATTCCTGGACGTACATACGCATGGTATACTGGTACTCCCGTCCTTCCCTTCGGTTACGGATTGCACTACACCAACTTCTCCGTGTCATTGGGATCCACGAAGACTGCTGGCACTGATGTCGCCACTATTGTTAACAACGCCGGATCAAACAAGGACCGAGCAACATTTGCAACCATCGTCGTGAACGTCAAGAACACCGGTGGCAAAGCAAATCTAGCATCTGACTACGTCGGCCTGCTGTTCCTGAAATCCACGAATGCCGGCCCCGCGCCTCACCCGAACAAGCAGTTGGCCGCATACGGACGTGTCAAGAAGGTGGGCGTTGGTGCAACATCACAGCTTACTTTGACGGTGCCCCTCGGAGCGCTTGCTCGTGCAGACACCAACGGTGATAGATGGGTCTACCCGGGTGCTTATACATTGACCCTGGATGTCAACGGGCCAGTGACGTTCAATTTCACTTTGACTGGTTCAGCAACAAAGATCAGCACTTTGCCAAGAAGATCCTGA
- a CDS encoding right handed beta helix region domain-containing protein translates to MKATLKNSLLTAATLPAIASAACISSGNQATIQNALQSGGNGAVVQLCPGAVIQITDQISFTADNQEISTQGYPTDSSRGTIQVAPGSSASTLIYGKNFNNIRIKNLQLEGNRGGAGLFPGGAANIEIGGFTTGQTVSNVASRNPRGWSCLHAIGSGDNNNPCKNVTIINNDIGPCGQSGTDANGNGQWADGISLDCTASLVQGNTINGPTDGGIVIFGSPGSTITGNTIISSPDYVGFGAINMVDGEYDGSYAGVSVTNNNIQGQKLFNLGIGIGANVWSFGDPPPPLKGPATVTGNTISGHVSFPIAINGWSNGLTVTGNTVSGVPSPHSSFSDASQCSSQIQSVFNQNANLIYYPAGLTGTKNLQSGFVAAPGNTTNFLCSTIALPNSVTFNAGSLTISTDTGPFASLHNVIAQYQGDNNLVVLQSGTPVWASGHTLNQGCGSPSGCQLRFDSSGNLGTYFNGAVQWQTNTGGRGKTMVVLNSAPWIQIKDGSGNVIWDTTKST, encoded by the exons ATGAAGGCAACTCTCAAAAACAGCCTGCTAACAGCAGCTACGCTGCCGGCCATTGCCTCTGCCGCTTGTATCTCCTCGGGTAACCAAGCAACGATCCAGAATGCTCTGCAATCTGGGGGCAATGGCGCTGTCGTTCAGCTCTGCCCCGGTGCCGTGATTCAGATCACCGATCAAATCAGCTTCACTGCCGACAACCAGGAAATCTCCACCCAGGGCTACCCTACGGACAGCTCAAGAGGTACCATCCAGGTTGCTCCAGGCAGCTCTGCCAGCACTTTGATCTATGGCAAGAACTTCAACAACATCCGCATCAAGAACCTTCAGCTTGAAGGCAACCGAGGCGGAGCTGGTCTTTTCCCAGGTGGCGCTGCCAACATTGAGATCGGCGGCTTCACTACCGGCCAAACCGTCTCCAACGTTGCGTCCCGAAACCCTCGCGGCTGGAGCTGTCTTCATGCCATTGGCTCTGGAGATAACAACAACCCCTGCAAGAACGTTACCATTATCAACAATGATATTGGTCCTTGCGGCCAGTCTGGTACTGATGCCAATGGAAACGGCCAGTGGGCAGATGGTATCTCACTGGACTGCACTGCTTCTCTTGTCCAGGGCAACACT ATCAATGGCCCTACTGATGGCGGTATTGTCATCTTCGGTTCTCCCGGTAGCACCATTAccggcaacaccatcatctcctccccTGACTATGTCGGCTTCGGTGCCATCAACATGGTCGACGGCGAGTACGATGGTAGCTATGCTGGCGTCAGcgtcaccaacaacaacattcAAGGCCAGAAGCTGTTCAACCTTGGCATTGGAATTGGTGCCAACGTTTGGTCCTTTGGCGATCCCCCGCCACCTCTGAAGGGCCCTGCCACCGTCACTGGCAACACTATCAGTGGCCATGTCAGCTTCCCTATTGCCATCAATGGATGGTCTAACGGCCTGACG GTCACCGGAAACACTGTGTCGGGTGTTCCGTCTCCCCACTCCAGCTTCTCGGATGCTTCCCAGTGCAGCTCACAGATCCAGAGCGTTTTCAACCAGAACGCAAACCTCATCTACTACCCAGCTGGACTCACTGGAACCAAGAACCTCCAGTCTGGATTTGTTGCTGCCCCCGGCAACACCACCAACTTCTTGTGCTCGACTATCGCACTTCCAAACTCGGTCACCTTCAATGCTGGATCGTTGACCATTTCCACCGACACTGGCCCATTTGCAAGCCTTCACAATGTCATTGCCCAATACCAGGGTGACAACAACCTTGTCGTTCTCCAGTCCGGTACACCTGTCTGGGCTAGTGGACACACCCTGAACCAGGGATGCGGTAGCCCTTCTGGATGCCAATTGAGATTCGACTCCAGCGGTAACCTCGGAACTTACTTCAACGGCGCCGTTCAATGGCAAACAAACACTGGAGGCCGTGGTAAGACCATGGTTGTCCTCAACTCGGCTCCTTGGATTCAGATCAAGGACGGATCTGGCAATGTCATCTGGGACACCACCAAGAGCACCTAA
- a CDS encoding cytochrome p450 domain-containing protein, which produces MADSIVRDAFASIRGQDAPLSATSYLVLLAALFVASTWVYSRFQKNEPKDDFPPWVPLEIGVSSALIQVGGTVSNIFSLLSRGKGSLFGLTSRHQILHNLDNIDRVFTKGPHILSADVLGLRLGIRVFGANLTQDVCQKFMAINRKLTQIIERYFVNEASATASIQAAHIPEKVAQLLSFSSDAKRQHQWERCASIRVISDDSKGQPDTVEADLELLMRDFGACVSIPRLYGQDFLDRNHNLLEDFWKFDNNAFPLLVIGVPTWAPIKSFKEALAARTRLHDALEGFYNRINQYKRGLAVDFDADMSDHDVPMRARAELELGTFWGLNANMQPMVFWLLLYIHSTPGLLQELREEVSSCISLSTAANPPQITALVEEPTSIRYVSKPLTVPDGNLEHHFKPGTWLSAPHALLQSDPSIFPEPDKFIPDRFIETDKETGARVARYGKLKPWGSGSGVCKGRTFAEKEVMGIVACFITLWDMDNAEGSWKLPSMIPGTGVKRPQKAIRVVIKRRNFV; this is translated from the exons ATGGCAGATAGCATAGTCAGAGATGCTTTCGCGTCAATTCGAGGCCAGGACGCGCCATTATCTGCCACGTCCTATCTTGTCCTCTTAGCTGCTCTTTTCGTCGCGTCTACTTGGGTGTATTCACGCTTTCAAAAGAACGAGCCAAAGGATGACTTTCCTCCGTGGGTTCCGCTTGAGATTGGCGTGAGCAGCGCATTGATTCAAGTCGGTGGAACTGTTTCAAACATTTT TTCGCTCCTTTCGCGCGGTAAAGGGTCCCTATTCGGTCTCACCTCACGACACCAAATCCTCCACAACCTCGACAACATTGACAGAGTGTTCACCAAGGGGCCACATATTCTCAGCGCCGACGTTTTGGGATTGCGTTTGGGCATTCGTGTCTTTGGTGCTAATCTGACTCAAGATGTTTGCCAAAAGTTTATGGCCATAAACAGAAAGTTGACGCAGATAATTGAACGATACTTTGTCAACGAGGCTTCGGCAACGGCTTCGATCCAGGCGGCCCATATTCCGGAAAAAGTAGCCCAGCTGCTTAGCTTTTCATCGGATGCTAAGAGACAACACCAGTGGGAGCGATGTGCGTCCATTCGGGTTATATCGGATGATTCCAAAGGACAACCGGATACCGTTGAAGCAGATCTTGAGTTGCTCATGAGAGACTTTGGCGCCTGTGTCTCCATTCCGCGACTATACGGTCAGGACTTTTTGGATCGCAATCATAACCTCCTTGAAGATTTCTGGAAATTTGACAACAACGCATTCCCTCTACTCGTGATTGGTGTGCCTACGTGGGCTCCCATCAAGTCTTTCAAAGAGGCTCTCGCAGCTCGCACTCGCCTCCACGATGCGCTCGAAGGGTTTTACAACCGCATAAATCAGTACAAGCGCGGCCTCGCAGTGGACTTTGACGCCGATATGAGCGAT CACGATGTCCCTATGCGCGCACGAGCAGAGCTCGAATTGGGCACTTTTTGGGGCTTGAATGCCAATATGCAACCGATGGTTTTCTGGCTTCTGCTCTATATCCACTCTACTCCTGGGCTATTACAAGAGTTGCGGGAGGAGGTCAGCTCTTGCATATCCTTATCAACGGCAGCTAATCCGCCGCAAATCACCGC ACTGGTTGAAGAACCAACATCTATTCGATATGTGTCAAAACCCTTGACAGTGCCTGATGGCAACCTTGAGCACCACTTCAAGCCGGGAACCTGGCTTTCGGCCCCTCACGCCCTTCTCCAATCCGACCCATCGATCTTCCCCGAGCCCGACAAATTTATTCCGGATAGGTTCATTGAAACAGATAAAGAGACAGGTGCCCGAGTCGCCCGATATGGAAAACTTAAACCATGGGGATCCGGATCGGGAGTATGCAAGGGAAGGACGTTTGCTGAGAAAGAGGTCATGGGAATTGTTGCTTGCTTCATCACATTGTGGGATATGGACAATGCTGAAGGCTCGTGGAAGCTCCCCAGTATGATTCCCGGTACTGGAGTCAAGCGCCCACAGAAGGCCATTCGCGTTGTCATCAAGCGCCGCAATTTTGTATAA
- a CDS encoding cupin domain-containing protein, giving the protein MQPKLSSAFAGLLPAMLAVAAPAPQIQSIGENTGPVAGVTPPIPTVTAASGSLYGSTGLQGGVAPIPDTSDGSAVVKNIKEVPGQDADASLGVYLDFESVEEPQPIRGQFGGSDAGPRTFEYEKLNPDLFAAPGTDSGAVPNAVWPLGLSHNRPGASGRAGWARQQNTAVLPAATAMAGVDMKLEPHAYRELHWHTAGEWALILKGCVRVAAVNDNSQTFTDDLCEGDVWFFPAGVPHSIQAFENGVEFLLVFDQGDFDENGTFLISEMFARTPRSVLSKNFHAPVDAFKNLPNNQLYIFNGTPQPKDISKQNITGPNGSLTGPAGYTYHWSQQKAFETPGGSVKILDPTTFPIASTFSAALVTVQPGAMRELHWHTSSDEWDYFLQGSGRATIYKAPSSANTFDFTAGDVGYIPQADAHYIENTGTEDLIFLEVLQASHFSDISVAQWLALTPEQTVIDHLNISSEVISALPKEKTILKTGNTNLTEIVDTGKAY; this is encoded by the exons ATGCAGCCCAAgctttcttctgcctttgCCGGCCTTCTGCCTGCGATGCTGGCGGTAGCCGCTCCAGCTCCCCA GATCCAATCCATTGGAGAGAACACCGGGCCTGTTGCGGGTGTCACTCCTCCAATCCCTACTGTTACTGCTGCCTCTGGCAGTCTGTACGGTAGCACCGGACTTCAGGGGGGTGTTGCTCCAATTCCTGACACTAGCGACGGAAGTGCTGTGGTTAAGAACATCAAAGAAGTGCCCGGacaagatgcagatgccagCCTCGGCGTGTATCTCGATTTTGAGAGCGTCGAAGAGCCGCAACCCATTCGCGGTCAATTCGGTGGCAGTGACGCCGGCCCTCGTACCTTTGAGTATGAGAAGTTGAACCCCGATCTGTTTGCAGCTCCCGGAACGGACTCGGGTGCTGTTCCCAATGCCGTCTGGCCCCTTGGTCTCTCTCACAACCGCCCCGGTGCTTCTGGTAGGGCTGGTTGGGCTCGTCAGCAAAACACTGCTGTGCTCCCTGCTGCTACGGCCATGGCTGGTGTCGATATGAAGCTTGAGCCTCACGCCTACCGTGAGCTCCACTGGCACACTGCCGGCGAATgggccttgatcttgaagggATGCGTCCGTGTTGCAGCCGTCAACGACAACTCTCAGACCTTTACTGACGACCTTTGCGAGGGTGACGTTTGGTTCTTCCCTGCTGGTGTTCCTCACTCCATCCAGGCTTTCGAGAACGGTGTCGAGTTCTTGCTTGTCTTTGACCAGGGTGACTTTGACGAGAACGGAACTTTCCTCATTAGCGAGATGTTTGCCCGAACTCCTCGCTCTGTCTTGTCCAAGAACTTCCACGCCCCTGTCGATGCATTCAAGAACCTGCCCAACAACCAGCTCTACATCTTCAACGGAACTCCTCAGCCCAAGGACATTAGCAAGCAGAACATCACTGGCCCCAACGGCTCCCTGACGGGCCCCGCCGGCTACACATACCACTGGTCTCAGCAAAAGGCATTCGAAACCCCCGGAGGTTCCGTCAAGATTTTGGACCCCACCACCTTCCCTATCGCTTCCACAttctctgctgctctggTCACCGTTCAGCCTGGTGCCATGCGAGAGCTTCACTGGCACACATCTTCCGATGAGTGGGACTACTTCCTGCAGGGTTCTGGCCGTGCTACTATCTACAAGGCCCCTAGCTCTGCCAACACTTTCGACTTCACTGCTGGTGATGTTGGCTATATCCCCCAGGCTGATGCTCACTACATCGAGAACACTGGTACCGAGGATCTTATCTTCCTTGAGGTCTTGCAGGCTAGCCACTTCTCCGATATCTCTGTTGCTCAGTGGCTTGCCCTGACTCCCGAGCAGACCGTTATCGACCACTTGAACATCTCTTCTGAGGTTATTTCGGCCCTCCCCAAGGAGAAGACCATCCTCAAGACTGGCAACACCAACCTCACCGAGATTGTCGACACCGGCAAGGCTTATTAA
- a CDS encoding short chain dehydrogenase domain-containing protein → MTLSVEGKYAIITGGGAGINLAFARLLLSKGCSVIIGDLRLTLEVQDVLNEYPQTNLDKGQPAAIFSKVDVVSWRQLTSFWEFGLGVFPRIDIVIPGAGLYEPPWSSFWQPPRTETNLHSASLDLADAEPGHYAILDVNLTAPIRLSQLAMGYWTRNKLPGCIVHLGSIAGYISGPATPLYYASKHGLHGFVKSLGDLRDQLGIRISAIAPAPVLTALWNSDEARLNTLMKDATFVAMEEVTAAMYELVVNEEYGNGTILEVTAGATRVVPKFNAPPPIAGSLGAPNAKLYYDQLFGDLKTNGLQT, encoded by the exons ATGACACTCTCTGTTGAGGGAAAATACGCGATTATCACAGGCGGTGGCGCAG GCATCAATCTCGCCTTCGCTCGCCTCCTCCTTAGTAAAGGCTGCTCAGTCATAATTGGGGATCTCAGGCTCACGCTTGAAGTTCAAGATGTCTTGAACGAGTATCCCCAGACCAATTTAGATAAAGGTCAACCCGCCGCGATATTTTCCAAAGTCGATGTAGTCTCGTGGCGGCAGCTCACATCGTTCTGGGAATTTGGACTTGGAGTATTTCCAAGGATTGACATTGTCATACCTGGTGCTGGGTTATATGAGCCGCCGTGGTCTAGCTTTTGGCAACCTCCTCGCACAGAGACAAACCTACATTCTGCATCTCTCGACCTTGCGGATGCTGAGCCGGGACACTATGCGATCTTAGACGTCAATCTAACTGCCCCTATACGTCTAAGCCAGTTGGCCATGGGATATTGGACACGTAACAAGTTACCTGGCTGTATCGTCCACCTTGGAAGCATCGCCGGATACATTTCAGGTCCAGCTACACCTTTATACTACGCTAGCAAGCATGGTCTTCACGGCTTTGTGAAGTCTTTAGGCGACCTACGCGATCAACTAGGCATTCGAATCAGCGCAATCGCCCCTGCACCTGTACTG ACTGCCTTGTGGAATAGCGACGAAGCCCGACTGAATACTTTAATGAAAGATGCGACGTTTGTTGCTATGGAAGAGGTCACGGCGGCCATGTACGAACTTGTCGTTAATGAAGAATATGGCAATGGAACGATATTGGAAGTTACAGCCGGTGCAACAAGAGTTGTCCCTAAATTTAATGCGCCTCCTCCAATTGCTGGGTCATTGGGAGCGCCAAACGCGAAACTCTATTACGACCAACTATTCGGTGATCTAAAGACAAATGGTTTGCAAACATAG
- a CDS encoding flavin-binding monooxygenase-like domain-containing protein: MGENFPSESKKFNTELRDYSVSHADKTGPYADNLDVDAIVVGAGFAGIFMLKTLRDRGLKTYIFEAGNDTGGTWRWNCYPGACVDSEVPEYEFSWPEVWKTWNWPTNYPNYENLRAYFDHVDKVIGVKKDCSFNTVVVGAHFDETEGKWNIRTEDGRTSKAKYLVLGTGFAAKRYIPDWPGMNKFKGVIHHSSFWPDEEINVIGKKCAVIGTGASGVQIVQAWGPEAGEVKVFQRTPNLAVPMRKQNLTVDEQEKAKKYYPELFKFRETSFAGFHYDWAEKSTFDDTPEDREAFYEKVWNDGGFRYWVALYKDTLLNAKANKEAYNFWAKKTRARIDDPKKRDVLAPLDMPHYFGIKRPCLEYSYYEQFNRPNVDVVDISNNAIKDIDETGIVLEDGTHHEFDVIAVATGFDVVTGVMTQLGLESVSKTKLEEEWLPGAQTYLGLTVSGYPNMFHIYGPQAPTLLSNGPTTVEVQGRWIADCIQKMEKNNIKYINPKREASIAWKKEIVAANDQTLFPTTRSTYMGGSIPGKVYEPVCFSRGIPTYAKLIRGALDDMSGFDVVSN; this comes from the exons ATGGGTGAAAACTTTCCATCAGAGTCTAAGAAGTTCAACACTGAGCTTAGGGACTATTCAGTATCACACGCTGATAAAACTGGTCCTTATGCGGACAATCTCGATGTTGACGCAATTGTCGTTGGAGCAGGCTTCG CCGGCATATTCATGCTCAAAACTCTACGTGATCGCGGGTTAAAGACGTACATCTTTGAAGCTGGTAATGACACTGGTGGTACTTGGCGTTGGAATTGCTATCCAGGTGCTTGTGTCGACTCTGAGGTGCCCGAGTACGAATTTTCCTGGCCTGAAGTATGGAAGACCTGGAATTGGCCGACCAACTATCCCAATTACGAGAATCTACGAGCATACTTTGATCATGTTGATAAGGTGATTGGAGTGAAGAAAGATTGCTCTTTCAATACAGTCGTCGTTGGAGCTCACTTCGACGAAACTGAGGGCAAATGGAACATACGTACAGAAGATGGTCGCACATCAAAGGCCAAGTACCTTGTCCTGGGCACTGGGTTT GCTGCGAAGAGATATATCCCGGATTGGCCTGGAATGAACAAATTCAAGGGCGTGATTCATCATTCTTCGTTTTGGCCCGACGAAGAAATAAACGTCATCGGCAAAAAATGCGCTGTTATCGGCACGGGAGCATCTGGTGTGCAAATCGTCCAGGCCTGGGGCCcggaagctggagaagtGAAAGTTTTCCAACGCACTCCCAACCTTGCTGTTCCAATGCGTAAGCAAAATCTTACCGTTGACGAGCAAGAAAAAGCCAAGAAGTATTACCCAGAGTTATTCAAATTTCGCGAAACGAGTTTTGCGGGCTTCCACTATGATTGGGCTGAGAAAAGCACGTTTGACGACACTCCGGAGGACCGTGAAGCGTTTTACGAAAAAGTGTGGAACGACGGCGGATTCCGATACTGGGTCGCCCTCTACAAAGACACTCTCCTCAACGCCAAGGCAAACAAAGAGGCATACAACTTTTGGGCAAAGAAAACCCGAGCCCGAATTGATGATCCGAAAAAACGCGATGTTCTTGCTCCACTTGACATGCCTCATTATTTCGGAATCAAGCGACCATGTCTAGAGTATAGCTACTACGAACAATTCAACAGACCAAACGTTGATGTAGTAGATATCAGCAACAATGCTATAAAGGATATTGATGAAACAGGTATcgtccttgaagatggaacaCATCATGAGTTTGACGTTATTGCTGTGGCAACTGGCTTT GATGTTGTAACTGGAG TAATGACCCAACTAGGACTTGAAAGCGTATCCAAGAccaagcttgaagaagaatggctTCCTGGCGCTCAAACATACTTGGGGCTCACCGTCAGCGGATATCCCAACATGTTCCACATCTACGGTCCCCAAGCTCCGACACTTCTTAGCAACGGTCCAACTACTGTAGAGGTACAGGGCCGATGGATCGCTGACTGCATccaaaagatggagaaaaatAACATCAAGTACATAAATCCGAAGCGCGAGGCGTCTATCGCctggaagaaagaaattGTCGCCGCCAACGACCAGACACTATTCCCAACCACGAGATCGACGTATATGGGTGGAAGCATCCCTGGCAAAGTATATGAACCAGTGTGTTTCTCGAGAGGAATTCCGACGTATGCGAAATTGATTCGTGGAGCGCTTGACGATATGTCAGGCTTTGACGTGGTTTCCAACTGA